In the genome of Phaseolus vulgaris cultivar G19833 unplaced genomic scaffold, P. vulgaris v2.0 scaffold_14, whole genome shotgun sequence, one region contains:
- the LOC137816955 gene encoding protein yippee-like At4g27745, which produces MEEVIGPRLYCCCNCRNHVALHDDVISKAFQGKSGRAFLFGHALNVSVGAKEDRELMTGLHTVADVYCSDCHQVLGWKYERAYEESQKYKEGKFVLEKAKIVMENY; this is translated from the exons ATGGAGGAAGTGATTGGCCCCAGATTGTACTGTTGCTGTAATTGTAGAAACCATGTTGCCCTTCATGATGATGTGATTTCAAAGGCCTTTCAG GGGAAAAGTGGAAGAGCTTTTCTGTTTGGTCATGCATTGAATGTTAGTGTAGGAGCAAAAGAAGACAGAGAACTAATGACAGGTCTTCACACTGTGGCTGATGTTTACTGTTCTGACTGCCATCAGGTTCTTGGTTGGAAGTATGAACGAGCCTATGAGGAATCTCAGAAGTACAAGGAAGGCAAGTTTGTTCTTGAGAAGGCTAAGATTGTCATGGAAAACTACTAG
- the LOC137816941 gene encoding serine/threonine-protein kinase BLUS1-like isoform X1, whose translation MGSRTYSANPADYKLLEEVGYGASATVYRAIYLPYNEEVAVKCLDLDRCNSNLEDIRREAQTMSLIEHPNVVRAFCSFVVERSLWVVMGFMAQGSCLHLMKAAYPEGFEEAAIGSILKETLKALEYLHRHGHIHRDVKAGNILLDSNGQVKLADFGVSACMFDTGDRQRSRNTFVGTPCWMAPEVLQPGTGYNFKADIWSFGITALELAHGHAPFSKYPPMKVLLMTIQNAPPGLDYDRDRKFSKSFKEMVAMCLVKDQAKRPSVEKLLKHSFFRQVKPPELSVKKLFADLPPLWNRVKSLQLKDAAQLALKKMPSAEQEAISQSEYHRGVSAWNFDIDDLKAQAALMQDDDDIAEMREEDENKFFSSYKGTSDFQFTLDKKNSKNLQQDEFALQVGSNDIPQSEKRNGSVAEATSSTSENDMGTSKIKSQSVKLGKTQSGPLVPGSVLGHSLSEKGRAFERFENENQLSSEKSNRDIRRAPSFSGPLMLPNRASANSLSAPIKSSGGFRDSLDDKSNKANLVQIKGRFSVTSENLDLVKDIPVSSVSRRSSQGSPMRKSASVGDWMVDYKQMPIGQSSNDSSNINIPASFLVPHLHNLFQQTSIQQDLIVNMLNGLQTAEAIDASQNGKLPPLPRNSENNGSVDTAVSEREHLLLAKISELQSRMINLTDELTYEKLRYVQLQQQLAAVYSQEQNGEREEYA comes from the exons ATGGGGAGCAGAACCTACTCCGCCAATCCAGCCGATTACAAGCTTCTAGAAGAAGTTGGTTACGGCGCCAGCGCCACGGTCTATCGAGCAATCTACCTTCCCTACAACGAGGAGGTCGCCGTCAAGTGTCTGGATCTGGATCGCTGCAACAGCAATCTCGAAGACATAAGGAGGGAGGCGCAGACCATGAGCCTCATCGAGCATCCCaacgtcgtcagggccttctgCTCCTTCGTCGTCGAGCGAAGTCTGTGGGTAGTCATGGGATTCATGGCGCAGGGCTCCTGCTTGCACCTCATGAAGGCGGCGTATCCCGAAGGATTCGAAGAGGCCGCCATCGGATCTATCCTCAAGGAAACTCTCAAGGCGCTCGAGTACCTCCACCGACATGGACACATTCACCGCGACGTTAAGGCCGGCAATATTCTCCTCGATTCCAACGGCCAGGTCAAGCTCGCCGACTTTGGTGTTTCCGCTTGCATGTTCGACACTGGTGACCGCCAGCGCTCCAGGAACACCTTCGTCGGAACTCCCTGCTG GATGGCGCCGGAGGTGCTGCAGCCTGGAACCGGTTATAATTTCAA AGCGGATATTTGGTCTTTTGGAATCACGGCGTTGGAGTTGGCTCATGGTCACGCACCTTTCTCCAAGTATCCTCCCATGAAG GTTCTTTTGATGACAATTCAGAATGCTCCTCCTGGGCTTGATTATGATCGTGACAGAAAGTTCTCCAAG TCTTTTAAGGAAATGGTTGCTATGTGCCTGGTAAAAGATCAAGCAAAGAGGCCATCTGTGGAGAAGTTGCTCAAACACTCCTTTTTCAGACAAGTGAAGCCTCCAGAGCTTTCTGTTAAGAAATTATTTGCTGATTTACCACCCCTGTGGAACCGTGTCAAATCCCTCCAG CTTAAAGATGCAGCTCAGCTAGCACTGAAGAAAATGCCTTCTGCAGAACAAGAAGCTATATCTCAA AGTGAATATCATCGGGGAGTTAGTGCATGGAACTTCGATATTGATGATTTGAAAGCTCAAGCTGCATTG ATGCAGGACGATGATGATATTGCAGAGATGAGGGAAGAAGATGAAAACAAATTCTTCAGCTCTTACAAG GGTACAAGTGATTTCCAGTTTACTCTGGACAAAAAGAATTCAAAAAACTTGCAACAAGATGAGTTTGCATTACAAGTAGGTAGTAACGACATACCACAGAGTGAGAAGAGAAATGGATCAGTGGCTGAAGCAACATCGTCTACTTCAGAGAATGATAtgggaacaagcaaaattaAATCACAATCAGTGAAACTTGGTAAAACCCAAAGTGGACCCCTGGTGCCTGGCTCAGTGCTTGGTCATTCTTTATCTGAAAAAGGGCGTGCATTTGAAAG GTTTGAGAATGAAAATCAGTTATCAAGCGAGAAAAGTAATCGTGATATTCGACGAGCTCCAAGCTTTAGTGGTCCATTAATGCTTCCAAACCGAGCTTCAGCAAATAGTTTATCAGCTCCAATAAAATCTTCTGGAG GATTCAGAGATTCCTTGGATGATAAATCTAATAAGGCTAATCTAGTGCAAATTAAAGGACGGTTTTCAGTGACATCAGAAAATTTAGATCTGGTGAAG GATATTCCTGTAAGTTCAGTTTCACGCCGATCGTCACAG GGGTCTCCAATGAGGAAATCTGCCAGTGTTGGTGATTGGATGGTGGATTACAAACAGATG CCAATTGGTCAGTCCTCCAATGATTCTTCCAATATCAATATTCCTGCATCATTTCTAGTGCCTCATCTTCATAATCTTTTCCAGCAGACATCAATTCAACAG GATCTTATAGTGAATATGTTGAATGGCTTGCAAACTGCTGAGGCAATTGATG CTTCTCAGAATGGAAAGTTGCCGCCATTGCCTCGCAATTCAGAAAACAATGGAAGT GTTGATACAGCAGTTTCAGAGAGGGAACATCTGCTGCTGGCCAAAATTTCAGAACTCCAATCTCG GATGATTAATTTGACCGATGAACTAACTTATGAGAAGTTAAGATACGTGCAG TTACAACAACAGCTAGCTGCTGTCTACAGCCAAGAACAAAATGGGGAAAGAGAGGAATATGCATGA
- the LOC137816954 gene encoding early nodulin-like protein 8, with the protein MRTLKSNVSVTLRRNKIGNLSSHNRMLAFLLLTLVQIQAKVLCYQYKVGDMDAWGIPTSTNPQVYTKWSKYHNLTIGDSLLFLYPPSQDSVIQVTEESYKKCNIKDPILYMNNGNSLFNLTSKGQFYFTSGVAGHCQKNQKLHIAVGEGIIENTDAAPGPGSSLPASAPSYPTVFGNIPVAASTSTPTSTSSQLTSTFQLLIIGYVICTLFYLM; encoded by the exons ATGAGAACTCTAAAATCTAATGTGAGTGTGACTCTTAGAAGAAACAAGATAGGCAATCTTTCAAGTCACAACAGAATGTTGGCCTTTCTCTTGCTCACATTGGTCCAAATCCAAGCCAAGGTGCTTTGCTACCAATACAAAGTTGGAGATATGGATGCTTGGGGGATACCCACCTCAACAAATCCACAAGTCTACACAAAATGGTCCAAATATCACAATCTCACAATTGGAGATTCTCTTT TGTTTCTATACCCACCAAGCCAAGATTCAGTGATTCAAGTTACTGAAGAATCCTACAAGAAGTGCAACATTAAAGACCCTATATTGTATATGAACAATGGCAACTCTTTGTTCAACCTTACATCGAAGGGCCAATTCTACTTCACTAGTGGTGTGGCTGGCCATTgccaaaaaaatcaaaagcttCATATAGCAGTAGGTGAAGGAATAATAGAAAATACGGATGCAGCACCTGGTCCTGGTTCATCATTGCCTGCATCTGCACCCTCCTATCCCACAGTGTTTGGCAATATTCCAGTTGCTGCTTCTACCTCAACCCCAACCTCAACCTCATCCCAACTCACTTCAACTTTTCAACTTCTCATCATTGGATATGTCATATGCACTCTTTTCTACCTTATGTGA
- the LOC137816941 gene encoding serine/threonine-protein kinase BLUS1-like isoform X2: MGSRTYSANPADYKLLEEVGYGASATVYRAIYLPYNEEVAVKCLDLDRCNSNLEDIRREAQTMSLIEHPNVVRAFCSFVVERSLWVVMGFMAQGSCLHLMKAAYPEGFEEAAIGSILKETLKALEYLHRHGHIHRDVKAGNILLDSNGQVKLADFGVSACMFDTGDRQRSRNTFVGTPCWMAPEVLQPGTGYNFKADIWSFGITALELAHGHAPFSKYPPMKVLLMTIQNAPPGLDYDRDRKFSKSFKEMVAMCLVKDQAKRPSVEKLLKHSFFRQVKPPELSVKKLFADLPPLWNRVKSLQLKDAAQLALKKMPSAEQEAISQSEYHRGVSAWNFDIDDLKAQAALDDDDIAEMREEDENKFFSSYKGTSDFQFTLDKKNSKNLQQDEFALQVGSNDIPQSEKRNGSVAEATSSTSENDMGTSKIKSQSVKLGKTQSGPLVPGSVLGHSLSEKGRAFERFENENQLSSEKSNRDIRRAPSFSGPLMLPNRASANSLSAPIKSSGGFRDSLDDKSNKANLVQIKGRFSVTSENLDLVKDIPVSSVSRRSSQGSPMRKSASVGDWMVDYKQMPIGQSSNDSSNINIPASFLVPHLHNLFQQTSIQQDLIVNMLNGLQTAEAIDASQNGKLPPLPRNSENNGSVDTAVSEREHLLLAKISELQSRMINLTDELTYEKLRYVQLQQQLAAVYSQEQNGEREEYA, encoded by the exons ATGGGGAGCAGAACCTACTCCGCCAATCCAGCCGATTACAAGCTTCTAGAAGAAGTTGGTTACGGCGCCAGCGCCACGGTCTATCGAGCAATCTACCTTCCCTACAACGAGGAGGTCGCCGTCAAGTGTCTGGATCTGGATCGCTGCAACAGCAATCTCGAAGACATAAGGAGGGAGGCGCAGACCATGAGCCTCATCGAGCATCCCaacgtcgtcagggccttctgCTCCTTCGTCGTCGAGCGAAGTCTGTGGGTAGTCATGGGATTCATGGCGCAGGGCTCCTGCTTGCACCTCATGAAGGCGGCGTATCCCGAAGGATTCGAAGAGGCCGCCATCGGATCTATCCTCAAGGAAACTCTCAAGGCGCTCGAGTACCTCCACCGACATGGACACATTCACCGCGACGTTAAGGCCGGCAATATTCTCCTCGATTCCAACGGCCAGGTCAAGCTCGCCGACTTTGGTGTTTCCGCTTGCATGTTCGACACTGGTGACCGCCAGCGCTCCAGGAACACCTTCGTCGGAACTCCCTGCTG GATGGCGCCGGAGGTGCTGCAGCCTGGAACCGGTTATAATTTCAA AGCGGATATTTGGTCTTTTGGAATCACGGCGTTGGAGTTGGCTCATGGTCACGCACCTTTCTCCAAGTATCCTCCCATGAAG GTTCTTTTGATGACAATTCAGAATGCTCCTCCTGGGCTTGATTATGATCGTGACAGAAAGTTCTCCAAG TCTTTTAAGGAAATGGTTGCTATGTGCCTGGTAAAAGATCAAGCAAAGAGGCCATCTGTGGAGAAGTTGCTCAAACACTCCTTTTTCAGACAAGTGAAGCCTCCAGAGCTTTCTGTTAAGAAATTATTTGCTGATTTACCACCCCTGTGGAACCGTGTCAAATCCCTCCAG CTTAAAGATGCAGCTCAGCTAGCACTGAAGAAAATGCCTTCTGCAGAACAAGAAGCTATATCTCAA AGTGAATATCATCGGGGAGTTAGTGCATGGAACTTCGATATTGATGATTTGAAAGCTCAAGCTGCATTG GACGATGATGATATTGCAGAGATGAGGGAAGAAGATGAAAACAAATTCTTCAGCTCTTACAAG GGTACAAGTGATTTCCAGTTTACTCTGGACAAAAAGAATTCAAAAAACTTGCAACAAGATGAGTTTGCATTACAAGTAGGTAGTAACGACATACCACAGAGTGAGAAGAGAAATGGATCAGTGGCTGAAGCAACATCGTCTACTTCAGAGAATGATAtgggaacaagcaaaattaAATCACAATCAGTGAAACTTGGTAAAACCCAAAGTGGACCCCTGGTGCCTGGCTCAGTGCTTGGTCATTCTTTATCTGAAAAAGGGCGTGCATTTGAAAG GTTTGAGAATGAAAATCAGTTATCAAGCGAGAAAAGTAATCGTGATATTCGACGAGCTCCAAGCTTTAGTGGTCCATTAATGCTTCCAAACCGAGCTTCAGCAAATAGTTTATCAGCTCCAATAAAATCTTCTGGAG GATTCAGAGATTCCTTGGATGATAAATCTAATAAGGCTAATCTAGTGCAAATTAAAGGACGGTTTTCAGTGACATCAGAAAATTTAGATCTGGTGAAG GATATTCCTGTAAGTTCAGTTTCACGCCGATCGTCACAG GGGTCTCCAATGAGGAAATCTGCCAGTGTTGGTGATTGGATGGTGGATTACAAACAGATG CCAATTGGTCAGTCCTCCAATGATTCTTCCAATATCAATATTCCTGCATCATTTCTAGTGCCTCATCTTCATAATCTTTTCCAGCAGACATCAATTCAACAG GATCTTATAGTGAATATGTTGAATGGCTTGCAAACTGCTGAGGCAATTGATG CTTCTCAGAATGGAAAGTTGCCGCCATTGCCTCGCAATTCAGAAAACAATGGAAGT GTTGATACAGCAGTTTCAGAGAGGGAACATCTGCTGCTGGCCAAAATTTCAGAACTCCAATCTCG GATGATTAATTTGACCGATGAACTAACTTATGAGAAGTTAAGATACGTGCAG TTACAACAACAGCTAGCTGCTGTCTACAGCCAAGAACAAAATGGGGAAAGAGAGGAATATGCATGA